The following are encoded together in the Variovorax sp. PBS-H4 genome:
- a CDS encoding ABC transporter ATP-binding protein, whose translation MNAASTLLALDAVHAHYGKSHILHGVSFEVGRNEVVSLLGRNGSGRSTTMKAIMGLVTPSGGQIRLGERDITGERPYAICRSGIAYVPEEREVFANLTVDENLRMGEQPPTGGATHWTVEDMFAYFPRLKERRNTKAGSLSGGEQQMLTICRSLLGNPQLILIDEPTEGLAPKIVVAVGECIEDMHRRGVAVVLVEQKLAIALKVSTRVCVMGHGQIVFEGTPQQLAADEKLLTDWLAV comes from the coding sequence ATGAATGCGGCATCGACGCTGCTGGCGCTCGACGCGGTGCACGCCCACTATGGCAAGAGCCACATCCTGCATGGCGTGAGCTTCGAGGTGGGGCGCAACGAGGTGGTCAGCCTGCTCGGGCGCAACGGCTCGGGCCGCTCGACCACGATGAAGGCGATCATGGGATTGGTGACGCCCAGTGGCGGGCAGATCCGACTGGGCGAGCGCGACATCACCGGCGAGCGACCCTATGCCATTTGCCGCTCGGGCATCGCCTACGTGCCCGAGGAGCGGGAGGTCTTCGCCAACCTCACGGTCGACGAAAACCTGCGCATGGGCGAGCAGCCGCCCACAGGAGGCGCCACGCACTGGACCGTGGAGGACATGTTCGCGTACTTCCCCCGCCTGAAGGAGCGCCGCAACACCAAGGCCGGCAGCCTGTCCGGCGGCGAGCAGCAGATGCTGACGATCTGCCGCTCGCTGCTGGGCAACCCGCAGCTCATCCTGATCGACGAGCCGACGGAAGGGCTCGCGCCCAAGATCGTCGTGGCCGTGGGCGAGTGCATCGAGGACATGCACCGCCGGGGCGTTGCCGTGGTGCTGGTGGAACAGAAGCTGGCGATTGCCTTGAAGGTGTCTACGCGCGTGTGCGTGATGGGGCACGGGCAGATCGTCTTCGAAGGAACACCGCAGCAGCTCGCCGCCGACGAGAAGCTGCTGACAGACTGGCTGGCCGTTTGA
- a CDS encoding ABC transporter ATP-binding protein, giving the protein MTDTILSLRGVRKSFGPTEIIRGVDLELRADERHALIGPNGAGKSTVFHLISGHFAPTEGEIVFDGRRIDGKPPQEVNRLGLSRSFQITNIFPKLTVFENLRLAVMRPHGLENNLWKLVARNARIREETERLLEQVRLQRRATTIAGEMPYSEQRSLEIAMTLAPDPKAILLDEPMAGMSNEETAYTAELIRSVTRGRALLIVEHDMQVVFAISDRISVLVYGEVIATGTPDEIRRNAAVKEAYLGEEVSA; this is encoded by the coding sequence GTGACCGACACCATCCTGAGCCTGCGCGGCGTGCGCAAGTCGTTCGGCCCGACGGAGATCATCCGCGGCGTGGACCTGGAGCTGCGCGCGGACGAGCGCCATGCGCTGATCGGACCCAACGGCGCGGGCAAGTCCACCGTGTTCCACCTTATCTCGGGCCACTTCGCACCCACCGAGGGCGAGATCGTGTTCGACGGCCGCCGGATCGACGGCAAGCCGCCGCAGGAGGTCAACCGGCTCGGCCTGTCCCGCTCGTTCCAGATCACCAACATCTTTCCGAAGCTCACGGTCTTCGAGAACCTGCGGCTCGCGGTGATGCGCCCGCACGGGCTGGAGAACAACCTGTGGAAGCTGGTCGCCCGCAATGCGCGCATCCGTGAAGAGACCGAAAGGCTGCTGGAGCAGGTGCGGCTCCAGCGCCGCGCCACCACCATCGCGGGGGAGATGCCCTACTCGGAGCAGCGCTCGCTGGAGATCGCGATGACGCTCGCCCCCGATCCCAAGGCGATCCTGCTGGACGAGCCGATGGCCGGCATGTCCAACGAGGAGACGGCGTACACCGCGGAGCTGATCCGCTCCGTGACGCGCGGGCGCGCGCTCCTGATCGTCGAGCACGACATGCAGGTGGTGTTTGCTATCAGCGACCGCATCAGCGTGCTGGTCTACGGCGAGGTGATCGCTACCGGCACGCCCGACGAGATCCGCCGCAACGCCGCCGTGAAGGAAGCGTATTTGGGTGAGGAGGTGTCGGCATGA
- a CDS encoding branched-chain amino acid ABC transporter permease encodes MTSLSRVIGVGVAVLLLACVPLLLSQGLVNAAIQMLIAALFASAYNVLCGQAGMLSFGHAAYFGVGAFATVHAMNALGGTGLLPTPLLPLAGGLGGLAIGAIAGWFATQRTGTYFAMITLAIAELLHALAPHLKGLFGGEAGISSMRMPSMGLNFGSTTQVYYLTLAWVLVSLALLYVYTLTPVGRLALGLRENGHRLRFLGYDVHRLSVLVFSISAMFSGIAGGLQVISNEAANYVVLDAQLSAAVVLNTYIGGVKVFLGPALGASLMTFFGYAVSDLTQSWLLYQGTLFVLVMLFMPDGLAGLFRASSQLRRQIGVARLVPVLLAWVAAAALLTAGTAFTVELLQRMFSQDYRALAGANPGAPWPAIALFGRSWLPSDVLTWVLPAALLACGGALVHAVRRGVEALQAAGERGMSTAARGAEVAL; translated from the coding sequence ATGACCTCGCTCTCGCGTGTCATCGGCGTCGGTGTGGCCGTGCTGCTGCTGGCCTGCGTGCCGCTGCTGCTGTCTCAGGGGCTGGTGAATGCCGCCATCCAGATGCTGATCGCGGCGCTGTTCGCCAGCGCCTACAACGTGCTGTGCGGCCAGGCGGGCATGCTGTCCTTCGGCCATGCGGCGTACTTCGGCGTGGGCGCGTTCGCGACCGTCCATGCCATGAACGCACTCGGCGGGACCGGGCTGCTGCCGACCCCGCTGCTGCCGCTGGCGGGTGGGCTGGGCGGCCTGGCGATCGGCGCCATTGCCGGCTGGTTCGCCACCCAGCGCACCGGCACCTACTTCGCGATGATCACGCTGGCCATCGCGGAACTGCTGCATGCGCTGGCGCCGCACCTCAAGGGCCTGTTCGGCGGCGAGGCGGGCATTTCGTCGATGCGCATGCCCTCGATGGGGCTCAACTTCGGCTCGACCACGCAGGTGTACTACCTGACGCTGGCATGGGTGCTGGTGTCCCTCGCGCTCCTTTACGTGTACACCTTGACGCCGGTCGGCCGGCTCGCGCTGGGCTTGCGCGAGAACGGGCACCGGCTGCGCTTTCTCGGCTACGACGTGCACCGGCTGAGCGTGCTGGTGTTCTCCATCTCCGCGATGTTCTCGGGCATCGCCGGCGGCCTGCAGGTGATCAGCAACGAGGCGGCCAACTACGTCGTCCTCGATGCGCAGCTGTCGGCCGCGGTCGTGCTGAACACCTACATCGGCGGCGTCAAGGTGTTCCTCGGCCCAGCGCTGGGCGCTTCGCTGATGACCTTCTTCGGCTACGCCGTGTCGGACCTGACGCAGTCGTGGCTGCTCTACCAGGGCACGCTCTTCGTGCTGGTGATGCTGTTCATGCCGGACGGACTGGCCGGCTTGTTCCGCGCGTCGTCGCAACTGCGCCGGCAAATCGGCGTGGCGCGGCTGGTGCCCGTGCTGCTCGCGTGGGTCGCGGCCGCGGCGCTGCTGACGGCCGGGACCGCGTTCACCGTGGAGCTGCTGCAGCGCATGTTCTCGCAGGACTACCGCGCCCTGGCCGGCGCCAACCCCGGTGCGCCGTGGCCGGCCATCGCGCTGTTCGGCCGTTCGTGGCTGCCGTCCGATGTACTGACGTGGGTGCTCCCGGCGGCGCTTCTGGCCTGTGGCGGGGCGCTGGTCCATGCCGTGCGCCGGGGTGTCGAAGCGCTTCAGGCAGCGGGCGAACGCGGCATGAGCACTGCGGCGCGTGGCGCGGAGGTGGCCCTGTGA
- a CDS encoding branched-chain amino acid ABC transporter permease produces MDTFIVSLLNGIIYGLLLFMVSAGLTLIFGMMGILNFAHASFYMLGAYLAYALQDVLGFFGALALAPLLVGLVGTVGERFFLRRVHRHGHAHELLLTFGLSFIIAELVKLFFGNYPVNYRIPKSLDFAAFTLGHSDYPVYRLLMGAVAVAMFVAIYLLLTRTRIGIVVRSAIYRPRMAEALGHNVPLVFMGVFGVGAALAGLAGAVAGAFYTTNPNMALELGVMVFVVVVVGGLGSLEGAMLASLLIGIITSLAVAVDATLADAFALVGERTWAEGVGGLLTLKVSSLAATIPFALMLLILLVRPGGLLGEKG; encoded by the coding sequence ATGGACACCTTCATCGTTTCGCTGCTGAACGGGATCATCTACGGCTTGCTGCTGTTCATGGTCTCGGCCGGCCTCACGCTCATCTTCGGGATGATGGGCATCCTCAACTTCGCGCATGCCTCGTTCTACATGCTGGGCGCCTACCTCGCCTACGCGCTGCAGGACGTGCTGGGCTTCTTCGGCGCGCTGGCATTGGCGCCGCTGCTGGTGGGCCTGGTCGGAACGGTGGGGGAGCGGTTCTTCCTGCGGCGGGTGCATCGCCACGGCCACGCACACGAGCTGCTGCTGACCTTCGGGCTGTCGTTCATCATCGCCGAGCTGGTCAAGCTGTTCTTCGGCAACTACCCGGTCAACTACCGCATCCCGAAGTCGCTGGACTTTGCCGCCTTCACGCTGGGCCATTCGGACTATCCGGTGTACCGGCTGCTGATGGGCGCCGTGGCGGTCGCGATGTTCGTCGCCATCTACCTGCTGCTCACGCGCACGCGCATCGGCATCGTCGTGCGCTCGGCCATCTACCGGCCCCGCATGGCCGAGGCGCTGGGGCACAACGTGCCGCTGGTGTTCATGGGCGTGTTCGGCGTCGGCGCGGCGCTGGCCGGGCTGGCGGGTGCGGTGGCGGGCGCGTTCTACACCACCAATCCCAACATGGCGCTGGAGCTGGGCGTGATGGTCTTCGTGGTGGTCGTAGTCGGCGGCCTCGGCTCGCTGGAAGGCGCCATGCTGGCCTCGCTGCTCATCGGCATCATCACCTCGCTGGCCGTGGCGGTCGATGCGACGCTGGCGGACGCCTTCGCGCTGGTGGGCGAGCGCACCTGGGCTGAAGGCGTGGGCGGGTTGCTGACGCTGAAGGTGTCGAGCCTGGCCGCAACGATCCCGTTCGCGCTGATGCTGCTGATCCTGCTGGTGCGGCCCGGCGGCCTGCTCGGCGAGAAGGGCTGA
- a CDS encoding branched-chain amino acid ABC transporter substrate-binding protein, which translates to MQSLRHLSLAAIAACMASGAAFADPVKIGVIETLSGPQAASGQTYRAAARYAIERINAEGGWNGQPVQLLEYDNQGGPAGAADKLKAAVADGVHVVVQGASSAVGGQITEDVRKHNLRNPGKEMIYVNVGAEALELTGDKCHFHHFRFSGNAQVRTKALVLAMKQANALGSRVYAINQNYSWGQDMEQAISDNAALGGYQVVEKTLHDVNKIQDFAPYVAKIGAAKADTVMTGNWSNDLLLLMKATKAAGLKARFGTIFLDQPGNIANAGELAIGHFVAHTFNAEAGGTEGERFVADYKAKTGHLPAATEPQTVFGLAMVSDALKRVKAEGGKLNVNALAAAIETAKIKTPIGEMSMRAADHQVQLPMVVSTVAKDARYKADDTDMGFKPVKLFSAAEASTPAQASCKMQRPA; encoded by the coding sequence ATGCAATCGCTTCGCCATTTATCCCTCGCCGCCATCGCCGCCTGCATGGCCTCGGGTGCGGCCTTCGCCGACCCCGTGAAGATCGGCGTTATCGAAACGCTGTCCGGGCCGCAGGCCGCGTCCGGCCAGACCTACCGCGCGGCGGCCCGGTACGCGATCGAGCGGATCAACGCCGAAGGAGGCTGGAACGGCCAGCCGGTGCAGCTGCTCGAGTATGACAACCAGGGCGGTCCGGCGGGTGCGGCCGACAAGCTGAAGGCTGCCGTCGCGGATGGCGTCCACGTCGTGGTGCAGGGCGCTTCGTCGGCGGTCGGCGGCCAGATCACCGAGGATGTGCGCAAGCACAACCTTCGCAATCCCGGCAAGGAGATGATCTACGTGAACGTCGGCGCCGAGGCGCTGGAGCTGACCGGCGACAAGTGCCACTTCCACCATTTCCGCTTCAGCGGCAACGCGCAGGTCCGCACCAAGGCCCTGGTGCTGGCAATGAAGCAGGCCAACGCGTTGGGATCGCGCGTTTATGCGATCAACCAGAACTACTCCTGGGGCCAGGACATGGAACAGGCCATCTCCGACAACGCCGCGCTTGGCGGCTACCAGGTGGTGGAAAAGACGCTGCACGACGTCAACAAGATCCAGGACTTCGCGCCCTACGTGGCAAAGATCGGCGCGGCTAAGGCCGACACGGTGATGACGGGCAACTGGTCCAACGACCTGCTGCTGCTGATGAAGGCCACCAAGGCCGCGGGCCTGAAGGCGCGCTTCGGCACCATCTTCCTGGACCAGCCGGGCAACATCGCCAACGCGGGCGAGCTGGCGATCGGCCACTTCGTCGCACACACCTTCAATGCCGAAGCCGGCGGCACGGAGGGCGAACGCTTCGTCGCCGACTACAAGGCCAAGACCGGGCACCTGCCCGCCGCCACCGAGCCGCAGACCGTCTTCGGCCTGGCCATGGTGTCCGATGCCCTCAAGCGCGTGAAGGCGGAAGGCGGCAAGCTGAACGTCAATGCGCTGGCCGCGGCCATCGAGACCGCGAAGATCAAGACGCCGATCGGCGAGATGAGCATGCGCGCGGCCGATCACCAGGTGCAGCTGCCGATGGTGGTTTCCACCGTGGCGAAGGACGCCAGGTACAAGGCCGACGACACGGACATGGGCTTCAAGCCGGTCAAGCTGTTCTCGGCCGCCGAAGCGTCCACGCCCGCGCAGGCCAGCTGCAAGATGCAGCGGCCCGCCTGA
- a CDS encoding SDR family oxidoreductase, translating into MNILDSLRPEPGLRVLVTAGASGIGAVVARAFSEAGAHVHVCDIDRAALDRLSTEIPGITSSMADAAVESEVDLVFDDVRGTLGGLDVLVNNAGIAGPTAAIESIDAVMWERTVAVNLNSQFLFARRAIPLLKASKAHPCVIAMSSVAGRLGYAYRTPYASTKWAVVGLMKSLAIELGPHGVRVNAILPGTVEGDRMNAVMAARAAASGLSADVVREQYIQKMSLRRMVRAEDVAAMALFLCAPAARNVTGQAVSVDANVEYL; encoded by the coding sequence ATGAACATTCTTGATTCGCTCAGGCCCGAACCTGGCCTGAGAGTGCTCGTGACGGCCGGCGCCAGCGGCATCGGTGCGGTGGTGGCACGTGCTTTCAGCGAAGCCGGCGCGCACGTGCATGTGTGCGACATCGACCGGGCGGCCCTGGACCGCCTGTCCACCGAGATTCCCGGTATCACCAGCAGCATGGCCGACGCGGCCGTGGAGAGCGAAGTCGACCTCGTCTTCGACGATGTCCGCGGTACGCTCGGCGGACTGGACGTCCTCGTCAACAACGCCGGCATTGCCGGGCCCACGGCTGCCATCGAAAGCATCGATGCCGTGATGTGGGAGCGCACGGTGGCGGTCAACCTGAACAGCCAGTTTCTCTTCGCGCGGCGGGCGATCCCGCTGCTGAAGGCGTCGAAGGCCCATCCCTGCGTCATAGCGATGAGCTCGGTGGCGGGCCGGCTCGGCTACGCGTACCGCACGCCCTACGCATCCACCAAGTGGGCGGTGGTCGGCCTCATGAAGTCGCTGGCGATCGAACTCGGGCCGCACGGCGTGCGCGTCAACGCCATCCTGCCCGGAACGGTGGAGGGTGATCGCATGAACGCTGTCATGGCGGCGCGGGCGGCGGCCTCCGGCCTCAGCGCGGACGTCGTGCGCGAGCAGTACATCCAGAAGATGTCGCTGCGCCGCATGGTGAGGGCCGAGGACGTGGCCGCCATGGCGCTGTTCCTCTGCGCGCCGGCGGCGCGCAACGTCACCGGGCAAGCGGTGAGCGTCGACGCCAACGTCGAGTACCTGTAA